One segment of Flavobacteriales bacterium DNA contains the following:
- a CDS encoding transposase, whose amino-acid sequence ESFNSKIKAFRAQFRGVRNVEFFLFRLEKLFA is encoded by the coding sequence GAATCTTTCAATTCTAAAATAAAGGCATTTAGAGCACAATTTAGAGGTGTTAGGAATGTAGAATTTTTCCTTTTTAGGCTGGAGAAACTTTTTGCTTAA